From Microbacterium invictum, the proteins below share one genomic window:
- a CDS encoding MarR family winged helix-turn-helix transcriptional regulator, which produces MTDRRLAIAAWESLFRAQHEVFDEINDAFHDGELAQAEYDVLLTVTRGDGYAARLRDVTANMLISQPSVSRLVDRMVVRGLITKTPDPADGRGAILIATAEGAAAFRRLATIHGRAIADRMSVLSDDELSQLRTITAKLRNQR; this is translated from the coding sequence ATGACTGACCGTCGTCTCGCCATCGCCGCGTGGGAGAGCCTGTTCCGCGCTCAGCACGAGGTGTTCGATGAGATCAACGACGCCTTCCACGACGGGGAGCTGGCACAGGCGGAATATGACGTCCTCCTCACCGTCACCCGCGGAGACGGCTATGCCGCGCGGCTGCGCGACGTCACCGCCAACATGCTGATCAGCCAGCCCAGCGTCTCGCGGCTGGTTGACCGCATGGTCGTCCGTGGCCTCATCACCAAGACACCCGACCCGGCCGACGGGCGCGGGGCGATCCTGATTGCGACCGCCGAGGGCGCCGCAGCGTTCCGGCGTCTCGCGACCATCCACGGTCGAGCGATCGCCGACCGGATGTCGGTGCTGAGCGACGACGAACTCAGCCAGCTGCGGACCATCACGGCCAAGCTGCGCAACCAGCGCTGA
- a CDS encoding isocitrate lyase: MTAYQEDIEAIRALTAQNGPSWDAINPEHVARMRAQNRFRTGLQIAQYTADIMRRDMAEYDGDSSLYTQSLGVWHGFIGQQKLISIKKHLKSTNKRYLYLSGWMVAALRSEFGPLPDQSMHEKTSVPALIEELYTFLRQADARELDLLFTKLDDARAAGDETAVEFIQSQIDNYETHVVPIIADIDAGFGNPEATYLLAKKMIEAGACAIQIENQVSDEKQCGHQDGKVTVPHEDFIAKLTAVRYAFLELGIDNGVIVARTDSLGAGLTQKLAVSHEPGDLGDQYNSFLDVEEISAAELDNGDVVIKRDGKLLRPKRLPSNLFQFRSGTGEARCVLDSITSLQHGADLLWIETEKPHVAQIAGMMNEVRKVIPNAKLVYNNSPSFNWTLNFRQQAYDQLAERGQDVSAYDRDDLMSAGYDDTELAQRADEMIRTFQRDGSAQAGIFHHLITLPTYHTAALSTDDLAKGYFGDEGMLAYVRGVQRREIREGIATVKHQNMAGSDIGDNHKEYFAGDAALKAGGKDNTMNQFG; this comes from the coding sequence CGGCTGACATCATGCGTCGCGACATGGCCGAGTACGACGGCGACTCGTCGCTGTACACGCAGTCGCTCGGCGTCTGGCACGGCTTCATCGGGCAGCAGAAGCTCATCTCGATCAAGAAGCACCTGAAGTCCACCAACAAGCGCTACCTGTACCTTTCGGGCTGGATGGTCGCCGCGCTGCGCTCCGAGTTCGGTCCCCTTCCCGACCAGTCGATGCACGAGAAGACCTCCGTGCCCGCGCTCATCGAGGAGCTCTACACGTTCCTCCGGCAGGCCGACGCCCGCGAGCTCGACCTCCTGTTCACGAAGCTCGACGATGCCCGCGCGGCCGGCGATGAGACGGCGGTGGAGTTCATACAGTCGCAGATCGACAATTACGAGACCCACGTCGTGCCGATCATCGCCGACATCGACGCCGGCTTCGGCAACCCCGAGGCCACCTACCTTCTCGCGAAGAAGATGATCGAGGCGGGTGCCTGCGCGATCCAGATCGAGAACCAGGTCTCCGACGAGAAGCAGTGCGGCCACCAGGACGGCAAGGTCACCGTTCCGCACGAGGACTTCATCGCGAAGCTCACCGCAGTCCGCTACGCGTTCCTCGAGCTCGGTATCGACAACGGCGTCATCGTCGCCCGCACCGACTCGCTCGGCGCCGGCCTCACGCAGAAGCTCGCCGTGTCGCACGAACCCGGCGACCTGGGCGACCAGTACAACTCCTTCCTCGACGTGGAGGAGATCTCGGCGGCCGAGCTGGACAACGGCGACGTCGTCATCAAGCGTGACGGGAAGCTCCTGCGTCCCAAGCGTCTGCCGAGCAACCTGTTCCAGTTCCGCTCGGGAACCGGCGAGGCTCGTTGCGTGCTCGACAGCATCACGTCGCTGCAGCACGGCGCCGACCTGCTGTGGATCGAGACGGAGAAGCCGCACGTCGCGCAGATCGCAGGCATGATGAACGAGGTCCGGAAGGTCATCCCGAACGCGAAACTCGTGTACAACAACAGCCCCTCGTTCAACTGGACGCTCAACTTCCGCCAGCAGGCCTACGACCAGCTCGCAGAGCGGGGCCAGGATGTCTCGGCCTACGATCGCGACGATCTCATGAGCGCCGGATACGACGACACCGAGCTCGCGCAGCGGGCCGACGAGATGATCCGCACGTTCCAGCGCGACGGTTCCGCGCAGGCCGGGATCTTCCACCACCTGATCACGCTGCCGACCTACCACACCGCGGCTCTGTCGACGGATGATCTCGCCAAGGGCTACTTCGGCGACGAGGGCATGCTCGCCTACGTGCGTGGCGTTCAGCGCCGCGAGATCCGGGAGGGCATCGCCACCGTCAAGCACCAGAACATGGCGGGCAGTGACATCGGCGACAACCACAAAGAGTACTTCGCCGGCGACGCCGCGCTCAAGGCCGGCGGCAAGGACAACACGATGAACCAGTTCGGCTGA
- a CDS encoding ABC transporter permease: MNAVHTFATAGRVLRQLSHDPRSIALMLIAPSLLVGLFAWLFSEQEGVFDQFGGPILALFPFVIMFLITSITTLRERRSGTLERLMTTPLGKADFIIGYALAFGLMATVQAIVTVAFAVYVCGLEVTGPLWQLGLVAVVDAILGTALGLLASAFARTEFQAVQFMPVLVFPQIILGGLFMPRDQMPEVLEAISNWLPLSYAIDAVAAVSAGDEGWDLYRPLLIIVAFAAGALILAALTLRRRTA; the protein is encoded by the coding sequence ATGAACGCCGTCCACACGTTCGCCACTGCGGGCCGCGTACTGCGGCAGCTCAGTCACGACCCGCGCTCGATCGCGCTCATGCTCATCGCGCCGAGCCTGCTCGTCGGCCTGTTCGCCTGGCTGTTCAGTGAGCAGGAGGGCGTGTTCGACCAGTTCGGCGGGCCGATCCTGGCGCTGTTCCCGTTCGTGATCATGTTCCTCATCACCTCGATCACGACCCTGCGCGAGCGCCGCAGCGGCACCCTCGAACGTCTCATGACGACACCGCTCGGCAAGGCCGACTTCATCATCGGGTACGCCCTCGCATTCGGGCTGATGGCGACGGTGCAGGCGATCGTGACGGTGGCGTTCGCGGTGTATGTCTGCGGGCTCGAGGTGACCGGGCCGCTGTGGCAGCTGGGGCTGGTGGCGGTGGTGGATGCCATTCTCGGCACCGCGCTGGGGCTGCTCGCGAGCGCGTTCGCGCGCACAGAATTCCAGGCGGTGCAGTTCATGCCGGTGCTGGTGTTTCCGCAGATCATCCTGGGGGGCCTGTTCATGCCACGCGACCAGATGCCCGAGGTGCTCGAGGCCATCAGCAACTGGCTGCCGCTGAGCTACGCCATCGACGCGGTTGCCGCCGTCAGTGCGGGCGACGAGGGCTGGGACCTCTACCGCCCGCTGCTGATCATCGTGGCCTTCGCCGCCGGCGCACTCATCCTCGCCGCGCTCACGCTGCGCCGTCGCACCGCCTGA
- a CDS encoding DUF2207 domain-containing protein yields the protein MRRFLGALSAAAVGILASIALATPAAADVDDFTFDSMTVDYTLTRADDGTSRLEVVEEFVARFPDADQNRGMRRAIPDTYNGQPLKPRLVSITDGEGNARAAESDSEDGTFVMTSRADDYVHGAQTYAFTYTLENVTWVFRDTGLEFNWDVNGVDWSQPFGDVTARLHLDAELADQLTGKWACYAGPQGAKQSCDSIDTAPADGGGVTLTATQRELAPHETLTVAAGFADDTFTLFDTSFLATPAGWVQAAGGIAALGAGGLALWSRRKYLRDEPGRPTIIAEYTPPPGMDALESAVLLHKTSKAIPAEVLEQAVVGSIRIVEGPQKFWGGSKLIAELVDPSRADGDGRMLLDGLFPEGVPGAQYTFGSQDQRLSKVAQSIVKAAEQELKNRGLRRTVPATARVVPMITAAIAAAIIFIAGAIALDGGASAAWPVVLMVVGGVICAAAMLSVLSVPLTSAGSEVRDHLKGLQEFIEWAEADRIRMLQSPAGAERRPVDTRNPRQMLHMYESLLPYAVVFGQEKEWAAHLAVLYAANRAAGPVWYYGEGAFDAGSFASGISTLSSAASSSSSTSGGSSGGGSAGGGGGGGGGGGV from the coding sequence ATGCGTCGATTCCTGGGTGCGCTGTCGGCCGCGGCGGTGGGAATCCTGGCATCCATTGCTCTTGCGACTCCTGCCGCAGCGGATGTGGACGACTTCACGTTCGACAGCATGACCGTGGACTACACCCTGACGCGCGCAGACGACGGGACGAGCCGGCTCGAGGTCGTCGAGGAGTTCGTCGCGCGATTTCCGGATGCCGACCAGAATCGCGGCATGCGGCGGGCGATCCCCGATACGTACAACGGGCAGCCGCTCAAGCCGCGGCTGGTGTCGATCACCGACGGCGAAGGCAATGCTCGTGCGGCCGAGAGCGACTCCGAGGACGGCACGTTCGTGATGACGTCGCGAGCCGATGACTATGTGCACGGCGCCCAGACATACGCGTTCACGTACACGCTCGAGAACGTGACGTGGGTCTTCCGCGATACCGGGCTCGAATTCAACTGGGATGTGAACGGCGTCGACTGGTCACAGCCCTTCGGGGATGTGACCGCGCGGCTGCACCTGGATGCAGAACTGGCCGACCAGCTGACCGGGAAGTGGGCGTGCTACGCCGGCCCGCAGGGCGCGAAGCAATCGTGTGACTCGATCGACACGGCACCAGCCGACGGCGGCGGAGTGACGCTGACGGCGACGCAGCGCGAGCTCGCCCCGCACGAGACGCTCACCGTGGCGGCCGGCTTCGCGGACGACACGTTCACGCTGTTCGACACCTCCTTCCTCGCGACACCAGCCGGGTGGGTACAGGCGGCCGGTGGCATCGCGGCGCTGGGCGCCGGCGGTTTGGCGCTGTGGTCACGACGCAAGTATCTGCGTGATGAACCGGGCCGCCCGACGATCATCGCCGAGTACACGCCGCCACCGGGGATGGATGCGCTGGAGAGTGCGGTCCTGCTGCACAAGACGTCGAAGGCGATTCCGGCAGAGGTTCTCGAGCAGGCCGTCGTCGGCTCGATCCGCATCGTCGAAGGCCCCCAGAAGTTCTGGGGCGGGTCGAAGCTCATCGCCGAACTGGTCGATCCCTCGCGCGCCGACGGCGATGGGCGCATGCTGCTTGACGGACTCTTCCCCGAGGGTGTTCCTGGTGCGCAGTACACGTTCGGCTCGCAGGATCAGCGACTGTCGAAGGTCGCGCAGAGCATCGTGAAAGCGGCGGAGCAGGAGCTGAAGAACCGCGGTCTGCGCCGCACAGTGCCGGCCACGGCGCGGGTGGTGCCCATGATCACCGCGGCGATCGCTGCAGCGATCATCTTCATCGCGGGCGCCATCGCACTCGATGGCGGCGCGAGCGCGGCGTGGCCGGTCGTGCTGATGGTCGTCGGCGGAGTGATCTGCGCGGCCGCGATGCTGTCGGTCTTGAGCGTGCCGCTGACGTCGGCGGGGTCGGAGGTGCGCGACCATCTCAAGGGGCTGCAGGAGTTCATCGAGTGGGCCGAGGCAGATCGGATCCGCATGCTGCAGTCACCCGCCGGCGCGGAGCGGAGGCCCGTGGATACGCGTAACCCGCGCCAGATGCTGCACATGTACGAGTCCCTTCTGCCCTACGCGGTCGTGTTCGGCCAGGAGAAGGAATGGGCGGCACATCTCGCCGTGCTCTATGCGGCGAACCGTGCCGCAGGCCCGGTGTGGTACTACGGCGAAGGGGCGTTCGACGCCGGTTCGTTCGCGTCCGGCATCAGCACGCTGTCGTCGGCAGCATCGTCCTCGTCATCCACCTCGGGCGGTTCGTCCGGTGGTGGCTCCGCAGGCGGCGGAGGCGGCGGGGGAGGGGGCGGCGGGGTCTGA
- a CDS encoding ABC transporter ATP-binding protein has protein sequence MMNNSDEPKPATRRAMRTAAVAVRDLHVRRDHTEVFAGLDVDIAVGRITGLLGPSGCGKTTLMRSIAGVQKVASGTVTVLGAPAGSARLRRRVAYDTQAASVYADLTIRQNIAYFARLIGARRTDIDRVIDQTGLRDQAGQTVASLSGGQESRVSLAVAMLGSPELIVLDEPTVGLDPLLRAELWDVFRALAGAGATLLISSHVMDEALRCDHLLLMRAGRLVADTTPDALLADTGAPDPDAAFLALIERDAAA, from the coding sequence ATGATGAATAACTCGGACGAGCCGAAGCCCGCCACCCGCCGGGCGATGCGCACGGCCGCCGTGGCGGTCCGCGACCTGCACGTCCGACGCGATCACACCGAGGTGTTCGCCGGACTCGACGTCGACATCGCCGTCGGGCGCATCACCGGCCTCCTCGGTCCGTCCGGCTGCGGCAAGACGACGCTGATGCGCTCGATCGCGGGTGTGCAGAAGGTCGCGAGCGGCACGGTGACAGTCCTCGGAGCGCCCGCCGGCAGTGCGCGCTTGCGGCGCCGGGTCGCCTACGACACCCAGGCGGCATCGGTGTACGCCGATCTGACGATCCGGCAGAACATCGCCTACTTCGCGCGGCTGATCGGCGCTCGTCGCACAGACATCGACCGGGTCATCGATCAGACCGGGCTGCGCGATCAGGCCGGTCAGACCGTGGCATCCCTCAGCGGCGGGCAGGAGAGCCGCGTCTCGCTCGCCGTCGCCATGCTCGGGTCCCCCGAGCTCATCGTGCTCGACGAGCCGACGGTGGGCCTCGATCCGCTGCTGCGCGCAGAACTGTGGGACGTGTTCCGCGCGCTCGCCGGCGCCGGCGCCACGCTGCTGATCTCGAGCCATGTCATGGACGAAGCACTGCGCTGCGACCACCTGCTCCTCATGCGCGCCGGGCGCCTGGTCGCCGACACGACGCCCGACGCGCTGCTGGCTGACACCGGCGCACCCGATCCCGACGCGGCGTTCCTCGCCCTCATCGAACGGGATGCCGCCGCATGA
- a CDS encoding TetR family transcriptional regulator codes for MTETAPKPRRRGRPRGGSDARERILAAAADEFGAHGYDAATMRAIAARADVDAALVHHYFGTKADLFAASVGMPLRPDRAVPLILAGPRDEVGAGIVRFVLEQMEDPGTRKRAVALLRTSIGNRMATPLLAEFLQRELIGRIAKSLGAPDAELRASLVGSQIAGLLMARYIVKLPALAGASIDDLVARVGPTVQRYLDD; via the coding sequence ATGACCGAGACCGCGCCCAAGCCGCGCCGGCGCGGGCGCCCGCGGGGCGGATCGGACGCGCGTGAGCGTATCCTCGCAGCCGCGGCCGACGAGTTCGGGGCGCACGGCTACGACGCGGCGACCATGCGCGCGATCGCCGCCCGCGCCGATGTCGATGCGGCGCTCGTGCATCACTACTTCGGGACCAAAGCCGACCTGTTCGCCGCGTCGGTGGGCATGCCGCTGCGTCCCGACCGGGCGGTGCCGCTGATCCTCGCCGGGCCGCGCGACGAGGTCGGCGCCGGCATTGTGCGCTTCGTGCTCGAGCAGATGGAAGACCCCGGCACCCGCAAGCGGGCCGTCGCGCTGCTGCGCACGAGCATCGGCAACCGCATGGCCACGCCGCTGCTCGCGGAATTCCTGCAGCGGGAACTCATCGGGCGCATCGCGAAATCGCTCGGCGCTCCCGACGCCGAGCTGCGCGCCTCGCTGGTCGGCAGTCAGATCGCGGGGCTGCTGATGGCGCGGTACATCGTGAAGCTCCCGGCGCTGGCCGGCGCCTCGATCGATGACCTCGTCGCCCGCGTGGGTCCGACCGTGCAACGCTACCTCGACGACTGA
- a CDS encoding VOC family protein, with translation MPTLNPYLSFRDTARAAMSFYRDVFGGDLVVSTFADFPGMADPPEAELLMHAQLTTPQGFVLMASDTPARMDYTPPAGVSVSISGDDEAQLQQFWEALADGGTVVMPFDTPPWGGRFGMLTDRFGIDWMVAYSPVTP, from the coding sequence GTGCCCACTCTCAACCCCTACCTCTCCTTCCGTGACACCGCCCGCGCGGCGATGTCCTTCTACCGCGATGTGTTCGGGGGCGACCTCGTCGTCTCGACCTTCGCGGACTTCCCCGGCATGGCCGACCCGCCCGAAGCCGAACTCCTCATGCACGCTCAGCTCACGACGCCCCAGGGGTTCGTGCTGATGGCATCCGACACCCCCGCCCGCATGGACTACACGCCGCCCGCCGGCGTGTCCGTCTCGATCAGCGGCGACGACGAGGCGCAGCTGCAGCAGTTCTGGGAAGCGCTCGCCGACGGCGGCACGGTCGTCATGCCGTTCGACACGCCCCCGTGGGGCGGACGCTTCGGCATGCTCACCGACCGTTTCGGCATCGACTGGATGGTCGCGTACAGCCCCGTGACCCCGTGA